In Methanomicrobiales archaeon, the DNA window AACTTCACGAGGATCGACGCGGCGACGTTCTGGCGTATCACCCGCATCGTCCTCCGCGAGAGATCCAGCAGGTACCCCACCCTCGATATCTGATCCTTCAGGATGACGATGTCGGCCGTCTCGATCGCGACATCCGAACCGATCGCCCCCATCGCGATGCCCACGGTCGCCCGCGCGAGCGCCGGTGCATCGTTCACGCCGTCCCCGACCATGACCACATGGCCGTACTGCTCCATCAGCCGCTCGACGCGCGCCGCCTTCTCCTCGGGGAGGAGCCCGGCATGACACTCGTCGATTCCCAGTCTGCGGCTGACCGCCTCGCCGATCCGTTCGTTGTCGCCCGTGAGCATCACCGTCCGGATTCCGCGTGAACGGAGGTACGCGATGGTCTCGGCCGCTGCCTCCCTGATGGTATCCGAGAGCGCGATCAGCCCCAGCACCGTGCTGTCGGTGCCGATCAGCACGACCGTCTTTCCCTCCCCCTCCAGACGGCGGCATGCGGCTTCCCATGTTCGTCCATCGGATGCGGGGAAGAGAGAGGCGTTGCCGAGGAGAAACGTCGTGCCGCCGATGCTCCCCTGAATACCCCTCCCGCTGATGGAGCGGAAGGCGTCGACGTCGCGCAGGGGGATCCCGCGCCTGCGGACCTCCTGCAGGATCGCCCCTGCCAGCGGGTGGGCGGAGCGGGACTCCAGGGAACCGGCGATCCCGAGCAGGTCTGCCTCCGGCGTCCCCGAGAACCCGAGGAGATCGGTCACCTCCAGCCGCCCCGTGGTGAGGGTCCCCGTCTTGTCGAACACGAAGACCCGGGCCTCCCCGATCGCCTCCAGGTAATCCCGCCCCTTGATGAGCACGCCGTGGCGGGCCGCCGTCGTGATCCCGGACACCATGGAGACGGGCGTGGAGATGGCGAGAGCGCAGGGGCAGGCGATGACGAGCAGGATCAGGGCGCGGTAGAACGCCTCCAGAATCGGCACGCCGAAGAGCAGCGGCGGGATCGCGATGAGGGCTGCTGCCAGCAGAATGACGGCCGGCGTATAGACGCGGGAGAACCGCTCGATGAACGCCTCGGTCGGGGAGCGCCTCCTCTGGGCTTCGGCAACCAGGCGGAGCACCCGTGCGATGGTGCTCTCCTCCCCCCGCTTCGCAACGAGCACCTCCAGATATCCCTCGAGATTGCGCGTGCCGGCGAAGACCGGATCGCCGGCAGCCTTCGCCACCGGGTAGCTCTCCCCCGTGATCGGGGCCTGTTCGACCGTGGACGCACCGAGGGAGACGGTGCCGTCGAGAGGCACCGTGTCCCCCGGCCGCACGATCACCGTCTCTCCCACCCGCACCGCCTCGACGGGGACCGTCGCCTCGCGGCCCTCCCGGCGCACCTGCGCCGTCTGCGGTGCGAGCGCGACGAGGGCTGCGATGGACCGCTGCGCCCGCCCCGAAGCCCGCTCCTCCAGCAGCTCCGCGATCGCGTAGAGGATGAGAACCGTCGCGCCTTCCTCGGGGTTTCCGGTCAGAAAGGCGCCGGCGGCGGCGATGCCGATCAGGACGTCGATGGTGAACCGCAGGCGGAGCAGGGAGAAGAGCGCTGTCCGCAGGATCCCGTAGCCCCCCAGCAGAGCGGCCGCAAGGAGCAGGACGAGGGCCGCGGAGGAGAAGGGAGCGAAGATACCGGTCAGGATGCCGGCGGCGAGCAGCGCTCCGGCGGCTCCGAAGCGGATGAGGGTTCCCCGCTCCAGCGGTTCCTCGACGGGGCGCACCCGATCGCGGCAGACGGAGCACGAGCAGAACTCGCCATGCTCGCGTTCGGTCTCGGCCTCCCCCCCTCCGGAGGGCGGATATCCGCTCTTCCGCGCCGGATCGCCTCTCTTCTCCGCAGCATGACTCCCCGCGGGCGGCTCCATGTTCGAGTACAATCGCCCCGGTACAGCATAAAAGTCCGGCATGGCGCCCCCGGGGAAGGGGGGAGAGCGGGAACGGACCGATCCTACCGCCGTCACGCAGCATCCTCATCGATCCCCCGCATCGGAGGAGATGGGGGAGCAGAAAGCGCAGATCCCCCCGCACATCCCGGGACTGCCGTGCGCAAGCCCGATTGCGGGCATCGGCTTCCCGGGGTTGCCTCCGGGAGAGAAGGGTATGCCTTCCGGCGTTCCCTGCATCCGCAACCCGCAACCGCCGCCCGCTGCGGACCTGCCCCGCGATCCGTGATAGCGGCAGACGGCATCCTCAAAGGTGCCCCGATCGGGAACGGACGGTCGCGGAATGCCGTCGTCGTTTCATCACCGGATCGGAGAGTTCGGATCCCGCTTTTCATACAGTAAATTATATATAATGCAACACGATCCAGAAGGTCTGCCAGCGGGGATCCCCCTGCTCGGAGCGGAAGGTTCTGCTGCACGTCCTCGGATCGGTGCCGAACCGCACGGCACCGATCCCATCCGCATCGCCGGGCAGAGGCGCTCTTTTTCACACCCCGATCCCCCCGGCAGGATCACGATGCCGTTATTTCCTTAAAAGTTTTGTCCTGGAAGCTGAAAAAAATGAGCGAACGGCGGCACGATTCCTGATTCGGGCTGCCGCCTCGATCGGTGTCCCGGTACACTGAACCGGCCCACCGGGCCGCTGCCGATCGGGCCGCCGGCGCGGATGTCGTCCGTGACGGGGTCCGTTCTCTCAGGCGGCGGCCCCTGCCCGCCGGGCCCTCTCGGCATCCTGAAGATGTATCCGGAGGAACGTCAGGAGGATCCCGAGGGAGTAGAGCGCCCAGAAGAGCGCCACGGGCACCTGAGCGCTGGACACCCCGCTGATCAGCCTCCATATCCCCATCGCGCTGGAGACGATGCTGATCCCGAAGAAGGAGACGAGCACCATGGTGTGCACGCCGAAGCTGCTCCCGGCGGTCCGCCCCGGGGTCTTGGGCGTCACGGAAAAACCCAGATTCTTACCCATGAGGACGTACAGGATCGCCCGCGCGTAGATGAAGGAGATGCTGGCCAGAATCGCCTGGGACTTCAGGAGGTCGAGGAGGCGGTACCGCCTCTCGGCAATGCTGGTGTAGTACTGGACACCCAGCACCAGGACCAGAATCGGGGCGAAGAAGGTGGGCAGGATGACGGGCACCAGCCGCACGTTGAAGAGCAGGATGACGGCCGGGAAGAGCAGCAGGATGGGGTTGACGAGACCGAGCAGGTAGCTCAGTTCGGTCATGACGAACGCCAGCCACTGGGAGACGCTGAGAACCTTTGGATTTTTAAAGAAGGTGCGGACCACCGTCTTGAAATGCTGCGTGTTCCCGTACGCCCAGCGCATCTGCTGGGTGTAGTATGCCGCAAGCGAGGGCGGCGGGACTCCTTCGGCGTAGATGGCGTCCAGGAATGCACCCCGGTACCCCCGCGTGAGGTAGACGAAGGTGGTCGCCACATCCTCGGTGATGCAGGACTCATCCATGCCTCCGATCGCCCGCAGGTGGGACAGGCGGAAGAGGCAGTTCGTGCCCGTCAGGAGCACCGCATCCTGGACGTGGAGCCCGCGGCAGATATGCTTGTTGTAGAGGTGCTGGTGGTAGGAGTAGCAGGTGGCCAGGGCGTTGCCATTCCTGGAATGGAAGTACTGGGGGAGCTGCAGGTAGGAGAGGTCTCCGTCCTTCTCCAGGATGGGCACCAGATCCCGCAGGAACTTCGGGGTCACCCGCTGATCGACGTCCAGTACCAGGAGGTACTGCACCTCCTCTCCCAGCATCGGGATCGCATCGTTGATCGCGCCGGCCTTGAATCCGCGTCGATGCTGACGGGTTATCCGTGCAACGCCCAGGCTCCGGCAGAAACGCTCGTTGGACTCTCCCATCTCCGCGTTCGTGGAATCGTCGAGGAGATAGATGCGAAGATCGGGCCACTCTATCCCTTTGCAGGTCTTCAGGCATGTCTCGACCAGAGAGGGGTCCTCGTTGTAGACGGGAATGAAGACGGCAACGGGCGGGGAGGGGTTCCTGGACGGCCCCGGGCTCTGGAATCCGCCACGGTATATGAGCATGGACCGTAGGAGATTGTCCCCGTAGCTGACGAACTCCAGAGCGACGAAGAAGAGGCACGCGACCAGGATGGCCGAGAAGATCCGGCTGACCGGGGGATAGGCGGACAGGAACAGGGCGGAATAGGTATCCCGGACCAGGACGAGGAACAGAAGGAGGACAACCGCGGAGGAGAGGACGGTGATGAACGCCCCCCTGCCGCCTCCCCCCGATCCCCTCCCGCGGTAACGTTCAGCGGCCGTTCGATTCATACCGATCCGTGCCCTCGACTCTCCGGCGCCGGCCGGCGGCGGCTCCCCGAATACCCGGGGAAGCGCAGGGGTTTTGCCGTGCCGTCCCCCGCTGCCGGGATTCCCGGTTGCCCTCGCCCCGGACGGGGCTGCCCTCCTCCGTGCGGGAACCTGCAGCCATCCCCCCGCCCCGTCTGCCGCCCTGCCTGCACTCATGGGATTCCCGAGGCACAGGAATTATTTAAAGTTGTCTCCCCCGCCCCCGGTGGAGACGGTCCGTCCCCGGATTTGACGTCCTCTCCCTGCCCGTTCCCGCGATACGGGCAGCGGGAGGAGAGGTCGCATCCCCGCGCGGGAGGGAGCGTCGCCACCCCCCGCTCCCCTGCGATCGGCTGCACCCGCGGAGCGCTGGCACCGTCCGCGACCCGGTCCGACTCCGTGCAGGATCGCACAGCCGGTCGGTGCCCGGATCCCGCGCCGGCACGGCTCGGGGGGATGACGGTTACCGCGCCGCGCCCTCCTCCCGACGGGCGGCGATCACGTCGTCGATCTGGAGGATCAGGGCGGCAGCCTCGGCGGCGCTCGCGATGGCCTGCGTCTTCACGCGGAGAGGATCGACGACGCCCGCCTCCAGCATGTCCCCGGGCCGCCCGCCCTCGACGTCGAGTCCCGCTGCCGCCTCGCCCCGCTCGTGCGCGGCGCGGAGCTCGACGAGCACGTCGATGGGGTCGAGGCCCGCATTCTCGGCGAGAGTGCGGGGGATGACCTCAACGGAGTCGGCGAAGGCGTCGATAGCGAGCCGGGTGCGTCCGCCGACCGAGGCGGCGTGGTCGCGGAGCCGCACGGCGATCTCCATCTCCGGCGCACCCCCGCCCCCCACGATCCGCCCATCCTCGATCACGTCCGCAACCACCCGCACGGCATCGTGCAGCACGCGCTCGATCTCGTCCGCCACGTGCGCGGTGCCGCCCCTCGCGAGCAGCGTCACGGTCCCGGGGTTCCTGCACTTCTCCACGAAGATCAGCCTCTCCCCGCCCACCTCCCTCTCCTCCACGAGGGCGGCATGGCCGAGGTCCCCCTCGCCGATACCGCCGAGGCTGGTGACGAGATGCCCGCCGGTCGCCCGCACCAGTCCGTCCATATCGCTCTTTTTGACCCGCTGCACGCCCAGGATACCGGCTCCGCCCAGGAGGTAACGTGCGGATTCGTCGATCCCCTTCTGGCAGAAGACCACGTCTGCCCCGCTCCCCGCCACGGCGTCCACAAGAGTGCGGATCGTCGCCTCCTCCTGCTCCAGGAACGCCGGCAGGTCTCCGGGCTGCGTGATGCGGATCCCGCCCTCGACCTCGGTCTTCCGCACCTCGAGGGGGGCGTTGAGGAGCAGGATCCGGGCGTCCTCCACCCTCGCCGGCATCCGGGGATGGGCGCGCTCTTTCTCGATGGTCAGCCCCTCGACAAGGGAGGTGTCACCGGTGGACCCGCCGACCCGTTTCACGATGCGCACGTTCTCCGGATCCAGCGCCCCATCCTCCTCGGCCACCATCGGCACCGCCCGGACGACGAGCTCGATCAGGCGATCCCGTGCGAACTCGGCGCTCTTCCCGGTGATGGCGGAACGGGCGATCCTCTCCAGCATCGGGCGGTCGTCGGGCGACACGCGGACCGCGCACTCCTGCAGGCACTCCCTCGCCCTGTCCGCAGCCTGCCGATATCCGTCCGCGATGATCGTGGCGTGGATGTCCTGGTCGAGCAGATCCTCCGCTCTGTCCAGCAGCTCGCCGGCGATCACCACGGCGGTGGTCGTGCCGTCCCCCGCCTCCGCATCCTGGGCTCTGGCCACCTCGACCATCATCCTGGCGGCGGGGTGCTCGATATCCATCCCCTGCAGGATGGTCGCGCCGTCGTTCGTGATCGTGACGTCCCCGCCCGAGCTGACGAGCATCTTGTCCATACCCTGCGGCCCCAGGGTCGTGCGGACGGCGCGGGCGACCGCCTTCGCCGCGGCGATGTTGGTGCTCTGCGCCTCCCTGCCCCGCTCCCGGGACGTGCCTTCGGGGAGAATGAGTTCCCCTGGCTGCTGGCCCATACGCATCCCCACCCGCGGGGGTAAGGGGATAGAGGCATATAAGAATAACGGAGCGATCCGGACCCGGAAGCGGAGGTCGGATTTCCATCCCTTCCGCCGGCGGAGCGATGAGGAGGTGCGGGAGAGCGGACCGGGTGTTCTCCCGCGTCGGCCGATTGCGGTGCATCGGGGATGCGCAGGGGCGGTCGGGGCATACAGCAGCTGCGTTCGGGTGGCGGCAGGCGGGTAGACCGTCGGAACCGACTGCCGATCCCCGGAAGTGCAGCCTGCCCCGGGACGGACGCCGCCCGTACTGCCGCAGGGATTGCCCTCCCCCTCCCCTGCGCGACAGAGTCGAAGGGCTGCCGACAGGGCATGAACGAGGCAGGTCCCGGAAGGGATCGCTCTTCCCGGACCGATCGGAGCCGATCCCTCCCCGCAGGGAGGATCCGCCGGATTGCCCGGGAAGCGTTCTCGGGAAGGCGGTGTGCGCCCTCTCTGCCCTGCGGGTGGATTCTCCGTTTCCCCGATGCCTGCGGCGGGATCCTCTCTTCAACCGCCATCAGGGGGCGCATCCGCCATTCGCAGGATGCCTCCGGGCCCGCGCGCAGCGGCGGAGTCCCCCGTAAGAGCAGCATTGCTGCGCTGCCGCGGAACCCCGTCCAACAGGTTCTTAAGCAGGAGTGCAGGAGAATGGGCATGGTCGTCAGGGATCCGCTCTGCGGCGTTCCGCTCAGGCCCGAGGAGGCGAAGTTCTCCGCCGAAGTCCGCGGGCGGACGTACTACTTCTGCAGCGAGCAGCACATGCGGACGTTCCTCGAGGGGCAGAGAATCGCCTACTTCTCCATGGAGATCGGGATCACGAGCGAGATCCCGACCTACAGCGGGGGGCTCGGCGTCCTCGCCGGGGACACCATCCGCTCGAGCGCCGATCTCCGCATACCCATGGTCGCCGTCTCGCTGGTCAGCCGCATGGGATACCTGCGCCAGAAGCTCGCCGAGAGCGGCGAGCAGCTGGAGTATCCCGATCCCTGGGATCCGGCCCGCTACATGCGGAAGCTCCCCGAATCCGTGCGGATCGTGATCGAGGGGCGGCACGTCGCGCTGAACGCGTGGGTGACCGACCTCGAGAGCCCGACGGGGTTCGTGGTCCCCATTCTCCTGCTGGACACCGATGTGGAGGGAAACAGCCCCGAAGACCGCACGATCACGCATCACCTCTACGGCGGCGACGATCTCTACCGCCTGAAGCAGGCGGTCGTACTCGGGATCGGCGGCGTGCGCATGCTCGAGGCACTCGGGTTCCGGATCTCGAAGTACCACATCAACGAGGGGCAGTCCGGGCTTCTCCTCCTGGAACTGCTGAATAGGCACGGGATGGATCCGGACAGGGTGAGGGATCGTTGTGTCTTCACCACGCATACGCCCGTCTCTTCGGCGTTCTACATCTTCCCCTACGCGCTGGTGGAAACCGTCCTCGGCGACGAGTATCCTCTCGAACAGGTGAAGAAGTACGCGGGGGCGGATACGTTCAACACCACCTCGCTCGCCCTGAACCTCTCCGGCTACGTGAACGGCGTGACGCGGGCGCACATGGAGTACTCCCGCAGGCTCTTCCCGGGTTACTACCTGCGGGCGGTCACCAACGGCGTCCACCCAGCCACATGGACGTCCCCGCCCTTCCGCGCTCTCTTCGACCGCCACATACCGGGATGGGCGAACGAACCCGAACTGCTCGTCCGCGTGGACGACATACCCCGCGAGGAGATCCGCAGCGCCCATCGGGAGGCGAAGAGGGCTTTGCTGGAGTACGTCCGCGAGAGGGATCCTGCGGGGATGGAGGAGCGAGTGCTCACTCTGGGGTTCGCCCGCAGAGCGACCGCATACAAACGGGCCGCCCTGATCTTCTCGGATCTGGACCGGCTCCGCGAGATCCAGCGGAGGCAGCCGCTTCAGCTGATCTTCGCCGGCAAGGCGCATCCCCGCGACCTGGCCGGCAAACAGCTGATCCGTGACATCCACACCTACAGGGAGGAGCTGAGAGGCGAGATGCGGATCGTATACCTGGAGAACTACAGCATGGATGCCGCCGCGAAGCTGACGGCCGGCGTGGACGTCTGGCTGAACACGCCCCTGCCACCCTTCGAGGCATCCGGTACGAGCGGCATGAAGGCGGCGTTCAACGGGGTGATCAACTTCAGCGTACTCGACGGCTGGTGGATCGAGGGCTGCGTGGAGGGGATCACGGGCTGGGCGATCGGGCCCGATCCGAGGGAGGAGATCGGGCTGGAGGAGAGGAGGAGGCGGGAGCGGCTGGATCTCTACAACAAACTCGAGTACCTCATCCTGCCCGCGTTCTACCGGGATGGGGACGCATGGGCGTCCATGATGCGGAATTCGATTGCCAGGATCGCCTACTACTTCAACTCCCACCGCATGATGCGGCGGTATGCGAGCGAGGCCTACCTGTAGGGTCGTCCGCAGCCGGTCCGCGGCGCTGCCGGGGAAAAACCTTAACTCCTTCCTCCTGCATGAGCCCACCTGCAGGCACGGAGGCGAAGTGACATGGACGGGAGCACGTATATCCTGTGGTTCCGCGAGATCGGCATCGGGGATCTCCCCCGGGTCGGGGGCAAGAACGCATCGCTCGGCGAGATGTACCGCGCGTTGGCGGGTCAGGGGGTGAAGATACCGAACGGCTTCGCGATCACGGCCGGGGCCTACTGGCACGTGCTCGAGTCGGGCGGAATCCTGGACGACCTCCGGGAGGCGATGCGGGGTATCGACAAGAGCGACGTCGCGGATCTGGCGCGGCGGGGGAAACGGGCACGGGACCTGATCCTCTCTGCCGGACTGCCGCCCGATCTCCGGGAGGAGATCCGCGCCGCCTACGACCTCCTGAGCGGGGAGTACGGCCCGGAGCCGGACGTGGCGGTGCGGAGTTCTGCCACTGCGGAGGATCTTCCCACGGCCTCGTTCGCCGGCCAGCAGGAGACCTTTCTGAACATCCGGGGCTACCAGGCCCTGATGGAGGCCTGTCTCAAGTGTTTCGCGTCGCTCTTCACGGATCGGGCCATCTCCTACCGCATCGACAACAACTTCGACCACTTCCGGGTCGCCCTCTCCGTCGGCGTCCAGAAGATGGTGCGCTCCGACCTGGCCTCGAGCGGGGTGATCTTCACCCTCGACACCGAGAGCGGCTTCCGGGACGTGGTCTATATCACCGGGTCCTACGGTCTCGGGGAGAATGTCGTCCAGGGTGCGGTGAACCCGGACGAGTTCTACGTCTTCAAGCCGACGCTCCGCCGGGGATACCGCCCGATCGTCCGCAGGCACCTGGGGGAGAAGCGGATCAAGATGGTCTACAGCGTCGGGGAGACGAAGACGCTCACGCGAAACGTGGAGGTGCCGCCGGCGGACCAGAGGCGCTACTGCATCAGCGACGACGAGGTGCTGGAGCTCGCCCGGTGCGCCATCGTCATCGAGGACCACTACTCGCGGAAGGCCGGCACCGATAGGCCGATGGACATCGAGTGGGCGAAGGACGGGGAGAGCGGGGAGCTGTTCATCGTCCAGGCACGCCCGGAGACGGTACAGTCCCGGCGGAGCATGGATGAACTCCGCTTCTACCGGCTGGAGCGGACGGGAGCGGTGCTCGCCAGGGGCAAGAGCGTCGGCGAGAAGATCGCCGCGGGGCGCGCCCGTGTGATCGGAAGCGTGGAGCAGCTCTCTTCCTTCAGACCCGGCGAGATCCTGGTGGCGAACACCACCACGCCCGACTGGGAGCCGGTGATGAGCTCCGCGGCCGCCATCGTCACAAACCTGGGAGGGCGGACATCGCACGCGGCGATCGTGAGCCGGGAGCTCGGGATTCCCGCGGTCGTCGGGACGCAGGACGCGACGGAGCGGATCCGCACCGCACAGGAGGCGACGGTGAGCTGTGCCGGGGGGGAGGAGGGGATCGTGTACGAGGGCATCCTCCCCTTCCGGGTCGAGACCGTCAGCCTGCGGCACCTGCCACGCCCGCGGACGGAGATCCAGATGAACCTGGGGAATCCGGACGTCGCGTTCTCCCACTCGTTCATCCCGAACGACGGCGTCGGCCTGGCGCGGATGGAGTTCATCATCACGAGCTCCATCCAGATCCACCCGATGGCCCTCGTTCACCCCGAGCGGGTCGGGGACGAGCGGGTGCGGGAACGGATCGAGGACCTCACCTTCGGCTACGCCAACCGGGAGGAGTACTTCGTCGAGAAGCTGGCCGAGGGGGTGGGAACCATCGCGGCAGCCTTCTACCCTCGCCCGGTGGTGGTGCGGATGAGTGACTTCAAGACGAATGAGTATGCCAGCCTTCTGGGCGGGGCCTGGTTCGAGCCGGAGGAGGCCAATCCGATGATCGGGTTCCGAGGCGCCGCACGCTACTACGACGAGCGGTACGCGGAGGGGTTCGCCCTGGAGTGCAGGGCGATGAAGCGCGTGCGGGAGACGATGGGCCTGACGAACCTGATCATCATGATCCCCTTCGTGCGGCGGGTGGAGGAGGGCATGCGGGTCCTGCAGGAGATGGAGAAGAACGGGCTGAAGAGGGGCGAGAACGGCCTGCAGGTCTACCTCATGGTCGAGATCCCGAACAACGTCCTCTTGATCGACGAGTTCTCGCGCCACTTCGACGGGTTCTCCATCGGCAGCAACGACCTCACCCAGCTGACGCTGGGGGTCGACCGCGACTCGGCGGTCCTGGCCCAAGAGTTCGACGAACGGGATCCGGGGGTGCTGAAGCTGATGGCCCGGGCGGTCGCGGGAGCGAAGCGGAACGGCCGCCACGCCGGCATCTGCGGGGAGGCCCCCGGAACCTACCCCGAGATCGCGGAGTTCCTGGTGCGGGAGGGGATCGACTCCATCTCGGTGAATCCGGACTCCGTGATGAAGGTGACGCTGCAGGCGGTGGAGGTGGAAAGGGAGATGCGGGAGAAGGGGGGAGAGCCGTTCGGCACGGCCGAACCCGCCAGAACCGCCTGATCTCCGGTCATTCCGCACGAAGCGGACAGAATCTCCTCCATCGGCGGAGAGCCCCTCACGGCAGACCTGAGCGGATCCCCTCTCCGACCGGCATCGGGGACCCCATCCGGCGCTTCGATGCCCCGGCGGGGGGAAATGCGGATCCCGGTGCACATGCGGAGAGGGGAAGGCGATCCGGTGCCGATCGGAGAGGCGCAGGGTGGGAGACACGCATATACCTCTGAACCGCGAGGAAAACCTTAACTCCTCATGCGGGATCAGCGTCCGCATGGCTCCCGATCTGTCCGGGGCGCGGTCGGCCGCTGCAGCCGCGAAGAGCGCGACCATCGCCCTCGTCGCCCGGGACATGGCATTCAGCCTGGAGCGGATCCCGGTTCCCGCCGGGGCGCTGGTCAGCATCGAGTTCGAGAACCGCGACGAGGGCGTCCCCCATAACTTCGCCCTGTACGAGAACGAGTCCGCGGAGGATCCTCTCTTCGTCGGCGAAATCGTGAGCAGCCCGGCAGCGATCACCTACGTCTTCGAGGCTCCGGATTACCGCGGGGACTTCTTCTTCCGCTGCGACGTCCACCCCACCCTGATGCGGGGGCGGTTCGTCACGGTATAGGCCCAGGACCGGGGGTGCCCGGGCACTCCCGCCCCGCACCGCCGATCGATCGCGGGTATGCGGGGGGCTGTCGCTGTACGGCAGATCTCCTCTCCCTTCCCGCAGGCGTGCAGTCCGGAAGTACGGCGGGGGATTGGGGCGGCCGCCCTCTCTACCCGCGCCCCTTCCTGCCGGGCCGTCTGGCCGCCCCGCGGCGCGGGGCATACTGGACGGCGCTCATCTCCTCGTTGAGGGGGGTGTAGAACAGCATCTGGTCTTCGTCCACCAGGCAGTACTGGCATCCGCCCAGCCAGGCTTCAGCAGCGAACTCGAACTCCATGGCGATACCATGGGGCTGACCGCATATCAACTTTCTCAGAATCCCGATCGGCCGAGAACTCCCTGGATCTTCCGGAATGGCTGCGGCAGGTTTGGATTGGGCGGACGGAGCAGATCGGCCGGCAGGCGGCGAAGGTTTCGCGCTTCAATATGCACATTTAATGTCTGCAACGCCGAATACTCTTATCCCGATAGAGAGTGGCGTTCCGCCTGCAGGGGATGCAATGCCGGCCACGAGCAGCAGAGCCCGGAGCCTTCGAGAGAAGACTGCCCTCGCCTGGGATCGGATCTACCGCATGGACTGCATCGAGGGCATGCGATGCCTGGAGGACGGCGTCGTGGACGTGATCGTCACCTCCCCGCCCTACAACATCGGCAAGCCGTACGCCCGCTACGACGACTGCAGGCCCCGCGGAGAGTATCTCGACTGGCTGGAGCGGGTCGCCGTGGAGGCGAGGCGCATCCTCAAAGACGACGGATCGTTCTTCCTGAACATCGGCGGAAAACCGAGCGATCCCTGGATCCCCCTGGATGTCGCCCAGCGGTTCCGCAGCCACTTCGTGCTGCAGAACACCATCCACTGGATCAAGTCGATCGCCATCCAGAAGGCGGATGTGGGCAACTACGACGCGATCTGCGGGGATATCGCCGTCGGGCACTACCAGCCGGTCAACAGCGCAAAGTATCTCAGCCAGTGCCACGAGCACATCTTCCACTTCACGAAGGACGGCGACGTGCCCCTGGACAAACTTGCCATCGGCGTCAGTTACCAGGACAAGAGCAACATCGGGCGGTGGAAGCGGGCACGGGGGGATCTCCGCGAACGGGGCAACACCTGGTTCGTCCCCTACACCACGATCCGCCGATCCCGTCCTCACCCGACCACCTTTCCCGTGAAGCTCGCGGAGATGTGCATCCGCCTGCACGGGATCTCTCCCGGGACGACGGTCCTGGATCCGTTCATGGGCATCGGAAGCACGGCGGTCGCCTGCGTGCAGCAGCAGATCCGATTCCTCGGCTTCGAGATCGATCCCGAGTACCGCGCGATCGCGCTCGAGAATGTGGAGCGGGCGAG includes these proteins:
- a CDS encoding site-specific DNA-methyltransferase codes for the protein MPATSSRARSLREKTALAWDRIYRMDCIEGMRCLEDGVVDVIVTSPPYNIGKPYARYDDCRPRGEYLDWLERVAVEARRILKDDGSFFLNIGGKPSDPWIPLDVAQRFRSHFVLQNTIHWIKSIAIQKADVGNYDAICGDIAVGHYQPVNSAKYLSQCHEHIFHFTKDGDVPLDKLAIGVSYQDKSNIGRWKRARGDLRERGNTWFVPYTTIRRSRPHPTTFPVKLAEMCIRLHGISPGTTVLDPFMGIGSTAVACVQQQIRFLGFEIDPEYRAIALENVERARGALQSVQER
- the ppsA gene encoding phosphoenolpyruvate synthase, producing the protein MDGSTYILWFREIGIGDLPRVGGKNASLGEMYRALAGQGVKIPNGFAITAGAYWHVLESGGILDDLREAMRGIDKSDVADLARRGKRARDLILSAGLPPDLREEIRAAYDLLSGEYGPEPDVAVRSSATAEDLPTASFAGQQETFLNIRGYQALMEACLKCFASLFTDRAISYRIDNNFDHFRVALSVGVQKMVRSDLASSGVIFTLDTESGFRDVVYITGSYGLGENVVQGAVNPDEFYVFKPTLRRGYRPIVRRHLGEKRIKMVYSVGETKTLTRNVEVPPADQRRYCISDDEVLELARCAIVIEDHYSRKAGTDRPMDIEWAKDGESGELFIVQARPETVQSRRSMDELRFYRLERTGAVLARGKSVGEKIAAGRARVIGSVEQLSSFRPGEILVANTTTPDWEPVMSSAAAIVTNLGGRTSHAAIVSRELGIPAVVGTQDATERIRTAQEATVSCAGGEEGIVYEGILPFRVETVSLRHLPRPRTEIQMNLGNPDVAFSHSFIPNDGVGLARMEFIITSSIQIHPMALVHPERVGDERVRERIEDLTFGYANREEYFVEKLAEGVGTIAAAFYPRPVVVRMSDFKTNEYASLLGGAWFEPEEANPMIGFRGAARYYDERYAEGFALECRAMKRVRETMGLTNLIIMIPFVRRVEEGMRVLQEMEKNGLKRGENGLQVYLMVEIPNNVLLIDEFSRHFDGFSIGSNDLTQLTLGVDRDSAVLAQEFDERDPGVLKLMARAVAGAKRNGRHAGICGEAPGTYPEIAEFLVREGIDSISVNPDSVMKVTLQAVEVEREMREKGGEPFGTAEPARTA
- a CDS encoding cupredoxin domain-containing protein — encoded protein: MAPDLSGARSAAAAAKSATIALVARDMAFSLERIPVPAGALVSIEFENRDEGVPHNFALYENESAEDPLFVGEIVSSPAAITYVFEAPDYRGDFFFRCDVHPTLMRGRFVTV